From Virgibacillus ihumii, the proteins below share one genomic window:
- a CDS encoding CamS family sex pheromone protein has protein sequence MKKFIILLLGAVLILTSCSPSTLDNEEVVKKEDDSESEKTSIVPSYQLSDEMYKTILPYRPSAARGVIVNQMGNRLDIDEMSEGLRRHSKEYYDPNKYFFEEGQYLGKDMMYKWLERELTDKQIQDAIDQKMKIWKSNNSPSEQEIKTHRKEVEEEVKRVSSMALNPPIKNDESEKQQRNNPKYLSHILEQNYLVKKEDNSVQLKGLSIGIAMKSVYRFQTETGGPYYYEEIDKDVMLKKGKQIAQTVLKRIREMDGLKNIPILIAIYREEKQSSPVPGNYVAKTAVKGGDKKINEWEKIQEDYVLFPSDFAEEHHFDDKQLIDDFAAEIADYFPNYVGVIGNGFYIKNELKKLTLEIPIEFYGKGEVIGFTQYTYGLVKEMFPDYYDLEIKIKSNERLESFIYRKAGSNKPEVHILH, from the coding sequence TTGAAGAAATTTATAATATTGCTGTTGGGTGCCGTCCTGATCCTGACGAGCTGTTCACCATCTACACTTGATAATGAAGAGGTAGTTAAAAAGGAAGACGATAGTGAATCGGAAAAGACATCGATTGTTCCCAGTTACCAATTGTCGGATGAAATGTATAAGACGATTCTGCCTTATCGTCCCAGTGCTGCACGTGGTGTTATTGTGAATCAAATGGGCAACAGGCTTGATATAGATGAAATGTCAGAAGGTCTTAGGAGACATTCCAAAGAATACTATGATCCAAACAAGTATTTTTTTGAAGAAGGTCAATATTTGGGTAAAGACATGATGTATAAATGGCTTGAACGGGAATTGACAGACAAACAAATTCAGGATGCAATTGACCAAAAAATGAAAATATGGAAAAGTAACAACAGCCCAAGTGAGCAAGAAATTAAGACGCACAGGAAGGAAGTTGAGGAAGAAGTTAAGCGTGTGTCTTCCATGGCATTAAATCCACCAATCAAGAATGATGAGTCCGAAAAACAACAACGGAATAATCCTAAATATTTATCACACATCCTGGAGCAGAATTATCTTGTAAAAAAGGAGGATAATTCTGTTCAGCTGAAAGGGCTGTCTATTGGCATCGCTATGAAATCCGTATACAGGTTTCAGACAGAAACCGGTGGACCGTACTATTACGAGGAAATCGATAAGGATGTCATGCTGAAAAAAGGGAAACAGATAGCACAAACAGTACTTAAACGTATCCGGGAAATGGATGGTCTTAAGAACATTCCGATTTTGATAGCCATTTACCGTGAAGAAAAGCAAAGTTCTCCCGTACCCGGTAACTATGTAGCAAAAACGGCTGTGAAAGGCGGCGACAAGAAAATAAATGAATGGGAAAAAATACAGGAAGACTATGTTCTTTTTCCATCCGATTTTGCCGAAGAACACCACTTTGATGATAAACAGCTGATTGATGACTTCGCAGCTGAAATTGCGGATTACTTTCCAAACTATGTTGGGGTAATTGGAAATGGTTTTTATATTAAGAATGAACTTAAGAAACTTACACTGGAAATCCCGATTGAATTTTACGGGAAGGGGGAGGTTATCGGTTTTACCCAGTACACATATGGACTGGTAAAAGAAATGTTTCCGGACTATTATGATCTGGAAATTAAAATTAAATCGAATGAACGTCTGGAAAGCTTCATTTACCGGAAAGCAGGCTCCAATAAACCGGAAGTCCATATTCTGCATTAA
- the pruA gene encoding L-glutamate gamma-semialdehyde dehydrogenase, producing MVIPYKHEPFTDFTIEENRNEMLAALKKVEADLGKEYPLIIGGERITTEEKIVSVNPAKKDEVVGYVSKADKEIAEQAMKAADEKFETWRKSDPKFRADVLFRAAAIVRRKKHEFTALLVKEGGKPWKEADADTAEAIDFMEYYGRQMLALKDGAHVNSRPIEHNQFHYIPLGVGVVISPWNFLFAIMAGTTVAAMVTGNTVLLKPASATPVIAYKLMEVLEEAGLPKGVINYIPGPGGEVGDYLVEHPRTRFVSFTGSRDVGTRIFERAAKVQPGQKWLKRTIIEMGGKDTIVVDNEADLELAAQSIVQSAFGFSGQKCSACSRAVIHKDVYDQVKDRVTELTKELSAGNPHDNSHFMGPVIDQGAYDKIMGYIEIGKKEGELLAGGTGDDSKGWFINPTVFGNADPEARIMQEEIFGPVVALTKAKDFDSAIEIANNTEYGLTGAVITDNREHLEQAREDFHVGNLYFNRGCTAAIVGYQPFGGFNMSGTDSKAGGPDYLIHHMQGKTTSEML from the coding sequence ATGGTAATACCATACAAACACGAACCTTTCACAGATTTTACAATCGAAGAAAACAGAAATGAAATGCTTGCAGCCCTTAAAAAGGTTGAAGCAGATCTTGGTAAGGAGTACCCGCTGATTATCGGTGGAGAGCGCATTACAACGGAAGAAAAAATAGTTTCGGTGAATCCGGCAAAAAAGGATGAGGTCGTCGGATATGTCTCTAAAGCAGATAAAGAAATAGCGGAGCAGGCAATGAAAGCAGCTGATGAAAAGTTTGAAACTTGGAGAAAGTCAGATCCAAAGTTCCGTGCTGATGTACTTTTTCGTGCAGCAGCAATTGTCCGCAGAAAGAAACATGAATTCACCGCTCTTTTGGTGAAAGAAGGTGGAAAGCCATGGAAGGAAGCAGATGCAGATACAGCGGAAGCGATTGATTTCATGGAATATTATGGCCGGCAAATGCTTGCACTGAAAGACGGTGCACATGTTAACAGCCGTCCAATTGAACATAATCAGTTCCACTACATTCCTTTAGGTGTCGGTGTGGTAATCTCACCTTGGAACTTTTTGTTTGCAATCATGGCGGGAACAACGGTTGCGGCAATGGTCACGGGAAATACGGTTCTACTTAAGCCGGCAAGCGCAACCCCCGTTATAGCCTACAAATTGATGGAAGTGCTGGAGGAAGCAGGACTTCCAAAAGGAGTTATCAACTATATCCCCGGTCCGGGAGGTGAAGTTGGCGACTACCTCGTTGAGCATCCGCGCACACGCTTCGTCAGCTTTACCGGATCGCGTGATGTCGGCACACGTATTTTCGAACGTGCAGCAAAAGTACAGCCGGGCCAAAAATGGTTGAAGCGTACGATTATTGAAATGGGGGGTAAAGATACAATCGTGGTTGACAATGAAGCAGATCTTGAGCTCGCGGCACAATCCATTGTTCAGTCAGCATTCGGATTTTCCGGCCAGAAATGTTCGGCATGTTCACGCGCAGTCATTCACAAAGATGTTTATGATCAGGTGAAAGACCGTGTTACCGAATTGACAAAAGAACTGTCAGCGGGTAATCCGCATGATAACTCACACTTTATGGGTCCTGTTATTGATCAGGGGGCATATGATAAAATTATGGGTTATATTGAAATCGGTAAAAAAGAAGGTGAACTTTTGGCTGGAGGTACCGGTGACGATAGCAAAGGGTGGTTTATTAATCCAACAGTATTCGGTAATGCTGATCCAGAAGCACGCATCATGCAGGAAGAAATTTTCGGTCCGGTTGTAGCATTGACGAAAGCGAAAGACTTTGACAGTGCGATCGAAATTGCCAACAATACGGAATACGGACTGACTGGTGCCGTAATTACCGATAATCGCGAACATTTGGAACAGGCACGCGAAGATTTCCATGTCGGTAATCTGTATTTCAACCGCGGTTGCACTGCAGCAATCGTCGGGTACCAGCCATTTGGCGGGTTCAATATGTCGGGTACAGACTCCAAGGCAGGCGGCCCTGATTATCTGATCCATCACATGCAAGGGAAAACTACATCAGAAATGTTATAA
- a CDS encoding helix-turn-helix domain-containing protein: MEIGPYIKLHRIQQEMTQAELAEGIVSYAYLSKIENQKTEASPNVISLLCTRLGIQFADETDETIKEKCQEWYDMLFDTKDKAEIIKTYEELNELIYESQSDNLVMFEIHKIRYFLVIGENDSALKQINKITELSGTFDSLHQFYWYKFKGNYCSITGAFNQAMRMYKQAEEKLNHLDLSEDSTADIQYVIAVTHSKLHNTLEVIEYAEKAIDTFRKSYNFIRCAQCHSVLGISYRRIRMYDKSIKHHNLAKHLGELSNNAQIIQLTNHNLGYLHSSKGERKKAIYYYNEVLNNKEVDLNTRLITVISLIKEYYNISEIEKTSEIIEKGFELFESISDKSAYNIHFLALNAYDLVIRQEYEQYEKLVINELIPFLQKQKDFANLAVYARMLGRHFEALKKYKESVKYYKLANQTYDELINL; this comes from the coding sequence ATGGAAATTGGTCCATATATCAAATTACATCGAATCCAGCAGGAAATGACCCAGGCTGAATTGGCTGAGGGAATTGTATCATATGCTTATTTGTCAAAAATTGAAAACCAAAAAACAGAGGCAAGTCCGAATGTAATCAGTTTGCTTTGTACACGCCTTGGCATTCAGTTTGCCGACGAAACAGATGAAACAATTAAAGAGAAATGCCAGGAATGGTATGACATGCTGTTTGATACGAAGGATAAAGCGGAAATTATCAAAACTTATGAGGAACTTAATGAACTTATCTATGAAAGCCAATCTGATAATCTGGTTATGTTTGAAATCCACAAAATCAGATATTTTCTGGTTATTGGTGAAAACGATTCAGCATTGAAACAAATTAATAAAATAACCGAATTGTCAGGAACATTTGACAGCCTTCATCAGTTTTATTGGTATAAGTTTAAAGGTAATTATTGCTCGATTACAGGCGCATTTAATCAAGCAATGCGAATGTATAAACAAGCAGAAGAAAAATTAAACCATTTGGATTTATCGGAAGATTCAACTGCCGATATACAGTATGTGATTGCAGTTACACACAGTAAATTACATAATACGCTCGAAGTAATTGAATATGCTGAAAAGGCAATTGATACTTTCAGAAAAAGCTATAATTTTATACGCTGTGCTCAGTGTCACTCGGTTCTAGGGATTTCATACCGAAGAATTCGAATGTATGATAAGTCAATAAAGCATCATAACTTAGCAAAGCATTTAGGCGAATTAAGTAATAATGCTCAAATCATACAATTAACCAACCATAATTTAGGATATCTTCATTCATCAAAAGGGGAAAGAAAAAAAGCAATATATTATTATAATGAGGTTTTAAATAATAAAGAAGTTGATTTAAATACAAGACTTATTACTGTTATATCATTAATTAAAGAGTATTATAATATTTCCGAGATTGAGAAAACTAGTGAGATAATTGAAAAGGGATTCGAATTATTTGAGTCTATTTCAGATAAAAGTGCATATAATATTCATTTTCTCGCATTAAATGCATATGATTTAGTTATAAGACAAGAATATGAACAATATGAAAAATTGGTTATTAATGAATTAATACCATTTTTGCAGAAACAGAAAGATTTTGCCAATTTAGCTGTATATGCTAGAATGCTTGGCAGACATTTTGAAGCACTAAAGAAATATAAAGAGTCTGTAAAGTATTATAAACTAGCTAATCAAACGTATGATGAATTGATTAATTTATAG
- the gatC gene encoding Asp-tRNA(Asn)/Glu-tRNA(Gln) amidotransferase subunit GatC produces MSDISKDQVKHVAHLARLAFNDEEADKLADQLDSIITYAEQLNELDTDDVEPTTHVLDLKNVLRKDEPKEWITKEEALKNAPDKQDGLFRVPSILE; encoded by the coding sequence ATGTCAGATATTTCCAAAGACCAGGTAAAGCATGTTGCGCATTTGGCCAGGCTGGCATTTAACGACGAAGAGGCGGACAAGCTTGCTGATCAGCTGGATTCCATCATTACATATGCTGAACAGTTGAATGAACTGGATACAGATGATGTGGAACCAACAACACATGTGCTCGATTTGAAAAATGTACTACGCAAAGATGAACCGAAAGAATGGATCACTAAAGAGGAAGCGCTGAAAAACGCTCCGGATAAACAGGATGGTCTGTTCCGTGTTCCATCAATTTTGGAATAG
- the gatA gene encoding Asp-tRNA(Asn)/Glu-tRNA(Gln) amidotransferase subunit GatA, whose amino-acid sequence MALFDHSIKQLENMLKKKEITPEDLVDASYDRINEVEGDIHAFLTLDEENARSQAKSLENSPDETSSLFGIPAGIKDNIVTKELRTTCGSQFLRNFDHPLYNATVIDKLNAEKVVTIGKLNMDEFAMGSSNENSSFTPTRNPWNIAYVPGGSSGGSAAAVAAGEVLFSLGSDTGGSIRQPAAFCGVVGLKPTYGRVSRFGLVAFASSLDQIGPLTRNVEDNARVLEIISGHDKMDSTSANVDVPAYTESLTGDVKGLKIAVPKEYLGEGVDPEVKASVEKALKVYESMGAEWEEVSLPHSKYAVATYYLLSSSEASANLARFDGVRYGVRSEKADNMIDMFKYSRSEGFGDEVKRRIMLGTFALSSGYYDAYYKKAQKVRTLIKNDFDKIFEDYDVVIGPTTPTPAFKVGEKIEDPLTMYANDILTIPVNLAGVPGISIPCGFSEKGLPIGLQIIGKPFDEGTVYRAAHAYEQSTDFHTIRPQVGGADK is encoded by the coding sequence ATGGCATTGTTTGATCACAGTATAAAGCAATTGGAAAACATGTTGAAAAAGAAAGAAATTACACCGGAAGATCTCGTTGATGCATCATATGATCGGATTAATGAGGTCGAGGGTGATATCCATGCTTTTTTGACACTTGATGAAGAAAACGCCCGCAGCCAGGCAAAATCACTGGAAAATTCACCGGATGAAACATCAAGTTTATTTGGAATACCTGCTGGCATCAAAGACAACATTGTTACAAAAGAACTGCGGACAACGTGCGGTAGTCAATTTTTGCGGAACTTTGACCACCCATTATACAATGCGACTGTCATTGATAAACTGAATGCGGAAAAAGTGGTAACAATTGGCAAACTTAATATGGATGAATTTGCAATGGGATCATCCAATGAAAATTCCAGTTTCACGCCGACCCGTAATCCATGGAATATCGCATACGTACCGGGTGGTTCAAGCGGTGGTTCAGCAGCGGCAGTTGCAGCTGGTGAAGTATTATTTTCACTTGGATCAGATACGGGCGGTTCCATCCGTCAACCGGCAGCATTTTGTGGCGTCGTTGGATTGAAACCTACATATGGACGTGTTTCCCGGTTTGGACTGGTGGCTTTTGCATCGTCACTTGACCAAATTGGCCCGCTGACACGGAATGTTGAGGATAATGCACGGGTTCTGGAAATCATTTCCGGCCATGACAAGATGGACTCAACCAGTGCGAATGTTGATGTGCCGGCATACACTGAATCATTAACCGGTGATGTGAAAGGACTTAAAATTGCTGTTCCAAAAGAATACCTCGGTGAAGGTGTGGATCCGGAAGTAAAGGCATCGGTTGAAAAGGCGCTAAAAGTATATGAATCAATGGGTGCGGAATGGGAGGAAGTTTCCTTGCCGCATTCCAAATATGCAGTAGCGACGTATTATCTGCTTTCATCATCCGAGGCATCGGCAAACCTTGCCCGTTTTGACGGGGTTCGCTATGGAGTGCGCTCAGAAAAAGCCGACAACATGATTGATATGTTTAAATACTCCCGCAGTGAAGGATTTGGCGACGAAGTGAAACGCCGGATTATGCTTGGAACGTTTGCACTGAGTTCTGGCTACTATGATGCCTATTATAAAAAGGCACAAAAAGTCCGTACGCTGATTAAAAATGACTTTGATAAAATTTTTGAAGACTATGATGTTGTCATCGGACCAACAACACCGACACCGGCATTTAAAGTCGGTGAGAAGATTGAGGATCCACTGACAATGTACGCAAATGATATTTTAACCATTCCAGTTAACCTTGCAGGGGTACCGGGGATCTCTATCCCATGCGGATTTTCGGAAAAAGGACTTCCAATTGGTCTGCAGATTATCGGCAAGCCGTTTGATGAAGGCACTGTCTATCGTGCTGCACATGCATACGAGCAGTCTACTGATTTCCATACAATACGCCCTCAAGTGGGAGGTGCTGACAAATGA
- the gatB gene encoding Asp-tRNA(Asn)/Glu-tRNA(Gln) amidotransferase subunit GatB — protein MNFETIIGLEVHVELKTDSKIFSPSPNAFGDEPNSNVNPIDLGFPGTLPVLNEEAVNFAMKAAMALNCEIATDTKFDRKNYFYPDNPKAYQISQFDKPIGKNGWIEIEVNGEKKRIGITRLHLEEDAGKLNHQDDGYSLVDYNRQGTPLIEIVSEPDMRSPEEAYAYLEKLKNIIQYTGVSDCKMEEGSLRCDANLSIRPIGQEEFGTKSELKNLNSFAFVQKGLEFEEKRQEKVLLGGGEILQETRRYDEKTKETVLMRVKEGSDDYRYFPEPDLVPLYIDEEWKERIRQQIPELPDARKKRYIAELGLPEYDAGVLTSSKEMSDYFQETIHHAADIKQSSNWLMGEVSGYMNKHQKELHDLEMTPKALAKMIKLIEDGTISSKIAKKVFAELVDKGGDPEKIVKEKGLVQISDESQLTPIITKVLDENEQSVSDYKNGKDRALGFLVGQVMKATKGQANPPMVNKILMAEMEKR, from the coding sequence ATGAACTTTGAAACAATTATCGGACTTGAAGTTCACGTTGAACTGAAAACTGATTCAAAAATCTTCAGCCCGAGCCCAAACGCATTCGGGGATGAACCAAATTCAAATGTAAACCCGATTGACCTTGGATTTCCGGGTACACTGCCAGTGTTAAATGAAGAAGCAGTGAACTTCGCTATGAAAGCTGCGATGGCATTAAATTGTGAGATCGCAACCGATACAAAATTTGACCGGAAAAACTATTTTTATCCGGACAACCCGAAAGCATATCAGATTTCCCAGTTTGATAAGCCAATCGGGAAAAACGGCTGGATTGAGATTGAAGTAAACGGGGAGAAAAAACGGATTGGCATTACCCGTTTGCACCTGGAAGAAGATGCCGGGAAACTGAATCATCAGGATGACGGCTATTCACTCGTTGACTATAACCGCCAAGGCACCCCGTTGATTGAAATTGTCTCCGAGCCGGATATGCGTTCACCGGAAGAGGCATATGCTTATTTGGAAAAATTGAAGAACATTATTCAGTATACAGGTGTGTCAGACTGTAAAATGGAGGAAGGTTCACTGCGCTGTGACGCCAATTTGTCCATTCGCCCAATCGGTCAAGAAGAGTTTGGAACGAAATCTGAATTGAAAAATCTAAACTCATTTGCATTTGTGCAAAAAGGATTGGAATTTGAAGAAAAGCGTCAGGAAAAAGTTTTGCTTGGCGGCGGTGAAATCCTGCAGGAAACCCGACGGTACGATGAAAAAACGAAGGAAACGGTTTTAATGCGTGTTAAGGAAGGCTCCGATGATTACCGCTATTTCCCAGAACCGGATCTTGTACCATTGTATATTGATGAAGAATGGAAGGAGCGTATTCGCCAGCAGATTCCGGAACTTCCGGATGCACGTAAAAAACGGTACATTGCTGAGCTTGGGCTGCCGGAATATGATGCAGGTGTATTAACGAGTTCCAAGGAAATGTCCGACTATTTCCAGGAAACCATTCATCATGCTGCTGATATCAAGCAGTCGTCAAACTGGCTGATGGGTGAAGTCTCCGGTTATATGAACAAGCATCAGAAAGAACTGCATGATCTGGAGATGACACCGAAAGCCCTTGCGAAAATGATTAAATTGATTGAGGATGGAACGATTTCCTCCAAAATCGCTAAGAAAGTTTTTGCTGAACTGGTTGATAAAGGCGGCGATCCGGAAAAGATTGTCAAAGAAAAAGGACTTGTACAAATTTCTGATGAAAGTCAGCTGACACCAATTATTACAAAAGTTCTTGATGAAAACGAACAATCAGTATCTGACTATAAAAATGGAAAAGACCGTGCCTTAGGCTTCCTTGTTGGTCAGGTTATGAAAGCAACCAAAGGACAGGCAAATCCGCCGATGGTTAATAAAATTCTTATGGCTGAAATGGAGAAAAGATAG
- a CDS encoding protein-glutamine gamma-glutamyltransferase, which translates to MIEISGTSFHWDELIDHIFVSNKGRQILKELDNSLTVYRYSTFQNLETTILIREHIMDAAKKLNNSHVSFATFENTRANTVFWAVTEQGGLHLKKGVKPSAAISDIFKNGYEYAFECATAMIIIYYYALLQYLGTETFNNYFQNLYLYSWFTDSDLVLKIVTDTDPIPGDVIYFDNPDNLEPQWQGENAVYLGDGLYYGHGMGILSAKEMIKRLNTLGESDKEDAHMLDSIVRPSFRHWISLTQRNHLNDGMAPNRAILYDSACHHNQPSISYNYYCFLVKLQISDNVKVTINYILD; encoded by the coding sequence ATGATTGAAATTTCGGGTACGTCCTTTCATTGGGATGAATTGATTGATCACATCTTTGTTTCAAATAAAGGTAGACAAATCCTAAAAGAACTCGACAATAGCTTAACCGTATACAGGTATTCAACCTTTCAGAACTTGGAAACGACTATTCTGATAAGGGAACATATTATGGATGCAGCAAAAAAGCTTAACAACAGCCATGTTAGTTTTGCTACTTTTGAAAACACCAGGGCGAACACTGTGTTTTGGGCTGTAACGGAACAAGGCGGTCTTCATTTAAAAAAAGGAGTCAAACCTTCAGCTGCAATTTCCGATATTTTTAAGAATGGTTATGAATATGCTTTTGAATGCGCAACAGCTATGATCATTATCTATTACTATGCCTTGCTTCAATACCTGGGAACTGAAACGTTTAATAATTATTTTCAGAATTTATATTTGTATAGCTGGTTTACCGATTCGGATCTTGTATTGAAAATCGTTACAGACACTGATCCAATTCCAGGTGATGTTATTTATTTTGATAATCCTGACAATCTTGAACCTCAATGGCAAGGGGAAAATGCCGTTTACCTTGGTGATGGTCTTTATTATGGTCATGGGATGGGGATACTCAGCGCGAAAGAAATGATCAAGAGGTTAAACACTTTGGGCGAATCGGATAAGGAAGATGCTCATATGCTTGACAGTATTGTACGGCCCTCTTTTCGTCATTGGATTTCATTAACACAAAGGAATCATCTGAATGACGGAATGGCTCCAAATCGGGCAATACTATATGATAGTGCCTGCCATCATAACCAGCCGTCTATCTCTTATAATTATTACTGTTTCTTAGTTAAGTTGCAGATCAGCGATAATGTTAAGGTAACCATTAATTATATATTGGATTGA
- a CDS encoding NAD(P)/FAD-dependent oxidoreductase produces MSEENIYDITIIGAGPVGLFTAFYAGMRNASVHIIDSMPEVGGQLAALYPDKYIYDVAGFPNIKAKDLVEQLYEQSKTFSPAFSLSESVKDVIQLEDGTFRIETSAAIHHTRSVIITAGAGAFQPRKLKVEKAAEFEDGNLHYFVKELDKFRNRRVLICGGGDSAVDWSLALEPIAKEVTLIHRRDKFRAHEHSLSLLKKSGVNVKTPYQVGKLIGNDKIEQVMLQEIKGDNIYLLDVDDVIINFGFVTTLGPLQNWGMETSKNAIYVNQQMETTVPGIFAAGDVCAYEGKPRLIATGFGEATIAVNHAKAMIDPKAKLHVHSTHLFATTT; encoded by the coding sequence TTGTCAGAGGAAAATATTTATGATATTACCATTATCGGTGCAGGGCCGGTTGGATTATTTACAGCTTTTTATGCCGGCATGCGGAATGCATCTGTACACATAATAGACAGTATGCCTGAAGTCGGGGGGCAATTAGCTGCTCTGTATCCGGACAAATATATTTATGATGTAGCAGGCTTTCCAAATATCAAGGCAAAAGACCTTGTAGAGCAATTGTATGAACAATCCAAGACGTTTTCCCCTGCATTCAGCCTGAGCGAATCCGTCAAAGATGTCATTCAACTGGAAGATGGCACGTTTAGAATCGAAACATCTGCTGCGATACATCATACCCGGAGTGTCATTATTACAGCAGGCGCGGGAGCATTCCAGCCGCGTAAGCTAAAAGTGGAAAAGGCTGCAGAATTTGAAGATGGTAATCTGCACTATTTTGTTAAAGAGCTTGATAAATTCAGGAATCGACGCGTACTTATTTGCGGTGGCGGTGATTCAGCTGTTGACTGGTCACTGGCACTTGAACCAATCGCCAAAGAGGTTACACTTATCCATCGACGTGATAAATTCCGTGCACATGAGCACAGTTTATCCTTGCTCAAGAAGTCCGGTGTCAACGTCAAAACACCCTATCAGGTAGGTAAATTAATCGGAAATGATAAAATTGAGCAAGTAATGCTTCAGGAAATTAAAGGGGATAACATATATTTATTGGATGTGGATGATGTCATTATCAACTTCGGGTTTGTAACAACCCTCGGACCACTCCAAAACTGGGGGATGGAAACATCCAAAAATGCGATTTACGTAAATCAGCAAATGGAAACGACCGTTCCGGGTATTTTTGCAGCAGGTGATGTTTGCGCATATGAAGGCAAACCAAGGTTGATTGCCACCGGATTTGGCGAGGCGACCATTGCTGTTAACCATGCCAAAGCAATGATTGATCCGAAAGCGAAACTTCATGTGCACAGTACACATTTGTTTGCAACTACTACATGA
- the paaK gene encoding phenylacetate--CoA ligase PaaK — MIFNEELETLERDKLEELQLNNLQKTVQRVYDKVPFYKEKFTEAGLNPDDIQSLDDLQKLPFTVKKDLRNHYPYGLFASPMKDIVRLHASSGTSGKPTVVAYSENDIDNWAEIVARSIAASGGSPNDVMHNAYGYGLFTGGLGLHHGGEKLGITTVPVSGGNTKRQIMLIQDFQPQVICSTPSYALHIAEKMKEQGIDPKRTSLKYGIFGAEPWSEAMRNTIEQKLGIKAMDIYGLSEIVGPGVSIECVEEQDGLHIQEDHFLFEVIDPDTNERVPDGEYGELVITSLKKEALPIIRYRTGDIAAINREKCSCGRTTARMTRVKGRIDDMLVIRGVNVFPFEMERSLLKVKELTPHYQLFLSKDGHLDAVELSVELSEESYVRCEQDLEHADVFRLKQQLRSSIKQECLVSVDVNVKPPKSIPRSEGKAVRIVDKRMEQAVN, encoded by the coding sequence ATGATTTTCAATGAAGAATTGGAGACATTGGAACGGGATAAGCTGGAGGAGCTGCAATTGAACAATTTACAAAAAACGGTGCAGCGCGTATATGACAAGGTTCCATTTTATAAGGAAAAGTTTACGGAAGCTGGTTTGAATCCTGATGACATTCAGTCATTGGATGATTTACAAAAGCTGCCTTTTACTGTCAAAAAAGATCTCCGCAACCATTATCCATATGGGTTGTTTGCTTCTCCAATGAAGGATATTGTCCGTCTTCATGCTTCATCCGGGACGAGTGGAAAGCCAACCGTTGTAGCTTATTCCGAGAACGATATTGATAATTGGGCTGAAATTGTAGCAAGATCAATTGCAGCTTCAGGCGGCAGTCCAAATGATGTGATGCATAATGCATATGGTTATGGATTGTTTACCGGTGGACTTGGGCTTCATCATGGGGGAGAGAAGTTGGGGATTACAACGGTACCTGTTTCGGGCGGGAATACGAAACGGCAGATTATGCTGATTCAGGACTTTCAGCCGCAAGTCATTTGCTCCACACCTTCCTATGCACTACATATTGCCGAAAAGATGAAGGAGCAGGGGATTGATCCGAAAAGGACCAGTCTGAAATACGGAATTTTCGGTGCAGAACCTTGGTCTGAAGCAATGCGTAATACAATTGAACAGAAACTGGGAATTAAAGCAATGGATATTTATGGACTTAGTGAGATAGTCGGCCCAGGAGTTTCGATCGAATGTGTGGAAGAACAGGATGGACTTCATATTCAGGAGGATCACTTTCTGTTTGAGGTGATTGATCCTGATACAAATGAACGTGTTCCGGACGGGGAATATGGCGAACTTGTTATTACCAGCCTGAAAAAGGAAGCGCTTCCAATAATACGATATCGTACAGGGGATATTGCTGCGATTAATCGTGAAAAATGCAGCTGCGGCCGAACTACTGCCCGGATGACCCGGGTTAAGGGACGGATTGATGACATGCTCGTCATACGTGGAGTTAACGTATTTCCATTTGAAATGGAACGTTCTCTGCTGAAAGTAAAAGAACTGACACCACACTATCAGTTGTTCCTGAGTAAAGATGGGCATTTGGATGCTGTCGAATTAAGTGTTGAACTTTCCGAAGAATCGTATGTACGGTGTGAGCAGGATTTGGAGCATGCGGATGTTTTCAGGCTTAAACAGCAATTGCGGTCGTCTATAAAACAGGAGTGTCTTGTATCAGTTGATGTTAATGTAAAACCTCCAAAATCCATTCCGCGCTCAGAGGGGAAAGCGGTTCGGATAGTCGATAAACGTATGGAACAGGCGGTTAATTAA